GTGAGCCGGCGCGCCCCCTGCAGCAGCCGGAACCTTCCCTCGCGCGGCACGGTGCGTCCCCGCGTCGCCATCTTGGAAAGATCTTCGAGAATCAGCCCGATACCCGTCTGCAGCGACAGCGGCAGACTCCTCAGTGCTTCTCCTTCTTCCGGGCGCCGGAAGCAGACGCGCAGCCCGTCTTCCAACGGCTCGATCAGGATCTCGCGGGCGCGCCGCTTGATGGCCTCCGCGATCAGCGCCCTGAGCCACAGCACGGGCGAGGAGCTTTCCTTGAGCTCTTCGGGGGCGGAGGGGTAAAGGTCGAGCGCTGGATCCGAGAGGACCAGCAGGCTGTCCTCGGCCACTCCGCGGATCACTCCCGGCTCGTCCTCGGCGCTGAAGAAGCGGGCCAGTGATTCCTGGATCAGGCCAGGAGGACAGATCACCGGCTCGACCTTCAGGCCCGTCAGCTCTTCCACCGCCGGGATGAGGCTCGGATGGTCGACGTAGGCCAGCGCCAGAAGGAGCCGGTCGCCTTCCTTGCGCAGCGGCACCATCTGGTAGAAATGCGCCAGCCGCGCCGGGAGCAGGTGCGTCAACGGCCCCTCGCGCAGGGTTTCGAGGAGGTCGGGGGCGATGATGCCGAAATGCTCCTGCAGGAACACGAATAGCGAGCCGGGGGTCACCTTGCCGAGACGCATCAGGTGATAGCAAAGCCTTCCGCCCCGCAGGCGCTGCTCGGCCAGGGCCGCTTCGAGGTCCTCCCGGCGGACCAGTCCGGCCTCCACCAGGAGCTCTCCGAGCAGCCGCCGGTTCGTCATCAGCCCTGAACCTTCACGATCCAGGCGTCCACTTTCTCCTCCTGCTTGACCTTCTGCACCAGCTCCTCCGCCGGCGCGCGCTCTTCGTAGTTGCCGATGCGCACCTTATAGCGGCTCACCCCATCGCCTCCGGCCTCGCTGTCGATGCGTGCCGGATAGCCTTTCTTTCGAAGCCTGTCGACCAGGACTCTCGCCGAGGCGAGATCGCGCGTCGAGGCGACCTGCACCCGGAAGCGCTCGACGCCGCGCGGCTCCGTGGAGGAAGCAGCCGGAGCCGGGACCGCGGGGGAGGGCGCCGCGGCCGATGCGGCCGCGGGAAGCTCCGCCGGCGGCTCCGAGCGGGGCGCACGAGGACGGGTTTCCTGCAGCGGCGGCGTGGCGCGCTTGCCGAGGGTCTCGTAGAAAGTCAGCTCCTTCGGCGCTCCCGCCTCCAGACTGCCCGCCGGAACGGAGGCATCGCTTTCGACCTTGGTCTCCGGCGTTTCACCCACGGCGACCCGTTCGCTCCAGCGGCCGAGCAGAAAGAGGACCAGTCCGAAGAGCGCCAGTCCCGTCACCGCCAGCGTGAGGTGTCGGGCGCCGATCTGCAGCTCGACTCCCTTTTCCGTTCCTTCGTGAGCGCTCTCCGGCCTGACTTCCTCCTGCTCCATCTGCGAATCTCCTTATGAGTGGATTTCCAGGCCCGTGCCGCCCGGTGCCGGCTCCGTGCCCACTCCAATCGAGTTCTTTCCCGAGAGCTTGACGCGGCTCATCGCGCGATCCGCGGCGGCCATGAGGCTCGCCGTCGAGTCTCCGTGCAGCGGAAAGCAGGCCAGCCCGAAGCTGGCCGTGAGCGAAATCTCCTGCCCGCCATCCAGCTCGAAGGGCCGCGAGGCGATGGTCTGGCGCAGGCGCTCCGCCAGCTCCAGAGCGCCGACGGTATCGGTCTCCGGGAGGACGACGCAGAACTCGTCACCCCCGTAACGGAAAAGCTTGTCCGATCCCCGGACGGCGAGCATGACGCGACGCGCCAGCTCCCGCAGCGCCCGGCTCCCCGCGGCATGCCCGTACAGGCTGTTGACCTCCTTCAGATTGTCCAGGTCCAGGAAGATGACCGACAGGACCGTCCCGTAGCGCCGGGCGCGCTCGACCTCCTCCGCCAGGAAGGAATCGAGGTGCCGGCGGTTGTAGCTGTCGGTCTGATCGTCCTTGATCACCAGCTCGCGGACCCGCTCCATCCTCAGGCAGTTGGCAAGTCCGGGCAGGCAGTCCCCCAGAAGCCTCGCGATCGTCGTGCCCGCCGCCTCGCGCGCGACGGCATCGGCGGCTCCCGTGAAGCCCACGAGAAGGCGGCAGTGGCAATCCGATTCCTCTGCGGCGGCCGACACCAGCCATTCGAATCCCATCGCCGCGAACTCCGGGGGGCTGGGGCCGGTCTCCAGAGCGGCGTTGGCAAAGCCCACCGCGGCGAGCAGCGGATTCAGTCGAAGCCGCACCAGCCCCTTGCGCCGTGAATCGTTCGCCGGGACGTGACAGCCCAGCAGCTGATGCTCTTCCCCCTCGGACGCCAGAAGGTACAGCAAGCCTCCCTCGCCGCCCGTCAGGCCGCAGGCCTTTTGGATGATGGCGCCGGCGTTCTCGCCCGGTTCCACGAGACGGCTCACCTCGAGCGCGGCGCGCAGGATCTTCAGTTCCAGCGCGCCGTCCCCCCCCGAATCCCCCGACGTGACTTCCTCGTCAATCATGAAAGCTCCTCGCTCAGGAGGATCATGGGTGCCCAGGAGAGCGCGAGAGAAAGAATCCCGTTTCCGGCATCAGAAATCCGCCGGCCCGGGAAGGCTGCGGCAGGTCCGCAGCCGCTCGAGACCTTCGCGAATCCGGTCCTCGCGGACAGCGTACGAAATCCTGACGTAGCCCTCCGCTCCGAACGCAGATCCCGGGACCACGGCAAGGCCGAGCCCCCGGAGCAGGGCGCGCGCGAGATCCGTCGAGCTTTCCAGGCCGAACCGGCGCATGAAGCCGCGCATGTTCGGAAATACGTAATAGGCCCCGCGCGGCGGCAGGCAGCGGATCCCCTCGACGCGCGAGAGCCCATCCAGCATCAGATCGCGACGGCGTCGGTATTCCTCGCGCATCATCGCCAGCACGCCCGGCTCGATCGCCAGGGCCGCCACGGCGCCGCGCATCGAGAACGATGCGGTGTGGCTGGCGTCGTGGGACTGGATCTTGGTCATCGCGCCGATCAGCTCCTGCGGCCCCAGAGCGTACCCGACCCGCCATCCCGTCATGGCGTAGCTCTTCGAGAAGGAGCCCACCAGCGCCAGGTTGCCGCGCAGCCGCGCGGCCTGTGACGCGAAGCTTGCGTACGGGACCTGGTCGTAGTGGAAGAACTCGTAGGTCTCGTCGGAAATCAGCAGCAAATCGTGGCGTTTCGCGAGGTCGGCGAAACGCTCGACTTCGTCGGGTGGCAGCACGGCTCCCGTCGGATTGCAGGGAGAGTTGAGGATGACGGCCCGGATCGGCCCCTCCGCGAGCGCCCGCTCCAGGGTCGCGGCACGGGGCACGAACTCGTCCTCCTCGCGCGCCGGAAGGACGAGGGGCTCGGCGCCCGCGAGCCGGATCTGGTCCGGAAAGGACACCCAGTAGGGGGAGAAAAGAGCGACGCGGTCCCCGGGACCGAAAGCTGCCTGGGCCAGCAGGAACAGGACGTTCTTGCCGCCGCAGCCGATCATCACCTCGGAGGCGGCGTAATCGGTGCCGTGATCACGACGGTATCGATCGGCGATGCCGGAGCGTAGCTCGGGGATACCGGCAGTGTCGACGTAGTGGGTGAAGTTCTCATCCAGCGCCCGCTTCGCGGCATCCTTGATGGGCGTGGGGGTATCGAAGTCGGGCTCTCCCGGACCGAAATCGATGACGTCGATGCCGGCGCGGCGTGCCTTGTCGGCATCCACCTTCGCCTGCAGCGTGGCGGAAGGGGTGATCTCCTGCACTCGACGCGACAGCTTCATCGCTTCCTCCCGAGCACCGCGCGCCGCGACCTTCTTCCGCCCATCTTGTCCCCGAGCCGGCGCTCGACCTCGGGCGGCACCAGCCCGGCGACGCTCCCGCCCAGCCGCGCCACCTCCTTGACGAGGCGCGAGGAAAGATAGGAATAAGCCTCGCTCGGCATCATGAACACCGTCTCGATCGTGGCATCCAGCCTGCGATTCATCAGCGCCATCTGGAACTCGTATTCGAAATCGGAGAGCGCTCTGAGGCCGCGCACGATGACCCGGGCCTTGCGCCTCCGGGCGTAGTCCACCAGCAATCCGTCGAAGCTGTCGATCGACACGTTGGGGATCTCGCGGGTCGCCTGCCGGAGGATGCGACGGCGCTCCGCCAGCGGGAACATCGGCTTCTTCTCCGGGTTCTTCAGGACCGCGACCACGATGCGATCGAAGAGCCGGCTCCCGCGCCGAATGATATCGAGGTGCCCATGAGTCACCGGGTCGAACGAGCCGGGATACACCGCCAGGACCTTCAATCAACCTCCCTCGTCTCGCGCCTCATCGTCCGGACACCATCTCGGCCGCGTGACGCAGCGACAGATCGGAGACCTTCTCCCCGCCGAGCATGCGCGCGACTTCGCGCACCGCCCCCTCCCGATCCAGCGCCTCGACCCGTACCTCCGTCCGTCCCGCCCTTGAATGCTTCGCGACCCGGAAATGGTGCTCCGCCAGCGAGGCGATCTGCGGCAGATGGGTCACGCACAGGACCTGGCCGCCGCGGCCAAGCT
The window above is part of the Candidatus Polarisedimenticolia bacterium genome. Proteins encoded here:
- a CDS encoding SPOR domain-containing protein, with product MEQEEVRPESAHEGTEKGVELQIGARHLTLAVTGLALFGLVLFLLGRWSERVAVGETPETKVESDASVPAGSLEAGAPKELTFYETLGKRATPPLQETRPRAPRSEPPAELPAAASAAAPSPAVPAPAASSTEPRGVERFRVQVASTRDLASARVLVDRLRKKGYPARIDSEAGGDGVSRYKVRIGNYEERAPAEELVQKVKQEEKVDAWIVKVQG
- a CDS encoding GGDEF domain-containing protein codes for the protein MIDEEVTSGDSGGDGALELKILRAALEVSRLVEPGENAGAIIQKACGLTGGEGGLLYLLASEGEEHQLLGCHVPANDSRRKGLVRLRLNPLLAAVGFANAALETGPSPPEFAAMGFEWLVSAAAEESDCHCRLLVGFTGAADAVAREAAGTTIARLLGDCLPGLANCLRMERVRELVIKDDQTDSYNRRHLDSFLAEEVERARRYGTVLSVIFLDLDNLKEVNSLYGHAAGSRALRELARRVMLAVRGSDKLFRYGGDEFCVVLPETDTVGALELAERLRQTIASRPFELDGGQEISLTASFGLACFPLHGDSTASLMAAADRAMSRVKLSGKNSIGVGTEPAPGGTGLEIHS
- a CDS encoding pyridoxal phosphate-dependent aminotransferase; this translates as MKLSRRVQEITPSATLQAKVDADKARRAGIDVIDFGPGEPDFDTPTPIKDAAKRALDENFTHYVDTAGIPELRSGIADRYRRDHGTDYAASEVMIGCGGKNVLFLLAQAAFGPGDRVALFSPYWVSFPDQIRLAGAEPLVLPAREEDEFVPRAATLERALAEGPIRAVILNSPCNPTGAVLPPDEVERFADLAKRHDLLLISDETYEFFHYDQVPYASFASQAARLRGNLALVGSFSKSYAMTGWRVGYALGPQELIGAMTKIQSHDASHTASFSMRGAVAALAIEPGVLAMMREEYRRRRDLMLDGLSRVEGIRCLPPRGAYYVFPNMRGFMRRFGLESSTDLARALLRGLGLAVVPGSAFGAEGYVRISYAVREDRIREGLERLRTCRSLPGPADF
- the coaD gene encoding pantetheine-phosphate adenylyltransferase, with the translated sequence MKVLAVYPGSFDPVTHGHLDIIRRGSRLFDRIVVAVLKNPEKKPMFPLAERRRILRQATREIPNVSIDSFDGLLVDYARRRKARVIVRGLRALSDFEYEFQMALMNRRLDATIETVFMMPSEAYSYLSSRLVKEVARLGGSVAGLVPPEVERRLGDKMGGRRSRRAVLGRKR